Within Bremerella sp. JC817, the genomic segment AGGCATCAACGCGATCGGCGCGAAGGCTAGCCCCGTGGTTAGAGTGCTGCCGAAAAGCGGAATCGCCAGATGGCGTGTCGCCGCCGCGACCGAGTGGCCAGCCGAGTCCCCTTCTTCCATGCGGACCTTCACTTCGTCGACCATCACGATCGCATTGTCGATCAGCAGCCCCAGGGCGATAATCAACCCAGTGATCGACATCTGATGCATCGGAATTTCCAGCATCCGCATGCCGGCCAATACCATGAACGCCGACAACGGCAAAGCGGCCCCGACCACGATCGAGCTTCGCCAGCCCATCAAGAAGAAGATCACCGCGACAACCGCCGCCCCACCGATCGCCAGGTTCCATAGCAGATTGTTGAGCCGAGCTTCGACGTAAGGGCTTTGCTCGAACAAACGCTCCAGTTCGACGCCGCGTGGCAGTTGCGATTCAAATTCAGAGATCGACTCCTGAGCCGAAGCATTCCACAGATCAAGGCGATAATCACTACGGACCAGCGTCCCAATGGTGACCGCCATGCGATCGTCGATAATCGCCATGCTCCGCGGAGGCTGCACGATTCCTTTATGGACTTCAGCGATATCTCCGAGTCGGACGAACTTGCCATCAGTTCCGTAGCGAATCGGTGTGGCCGAGATACGGTCGATCGAATCGAGTTCGCTGTCGACTTCCATCAGAAAATCGGACTCTCGGGAACGAATCAGACCAGCGGAAAGCTTCGCGTCACTCGCCGATAGCTGCTGGGCGACGTCGGCAGCGGTCAATCCAATACTGGCAAGCTGTGCCGGTTGAACTTCCACGGCGATCTCTTCTTGCGGATCGCCAAACATCTCGACATCTTCGGTGCCTGGTACACTGCGCAGACGATCTTCCAACTGCTCGGCCAGACGAAGCAAGATGGCATAGCTTGGCTTTTCGTCCTGGGTCCACTTCAGTGCCAGGATCGAAGCGTATGCTTTTGTCGTGATAAGTTCGATGTCAGGCTCGCCGACTCCGTCGGGGAATTCGGCCTGAGCGTCGTCGATCTTATCGCGGATCCGCGACCAGATTTCTCCCACCTCGTAGACGTCGTCGCGCAGCTCGACCACCATCACCGAAGCACCGGCTCGGCTGGTCGAGCGAATTTCTTTGATCTCTTCGACCTCTTGCAGCTCTTCTTCCATGCGGTCGGTGACCAGCACTTCCACGCGATCGCCACGGGCCCCAGGGAACAGCGTAGTGACGATGGCAAAGCGTGGTGTCAGCGTCGGGTCTTCCAGCCGCGGCAACACGAAATAAGAGGACAACCCCGCCACAATGATGACGGCGATACTTAGCATCAAGAGTCGCTTGTCGCGATAGAATGCGTCGAACATCGCAGGTGCCTTCGAGCCGATTTATTCGGAAAGTGGTTGGGTATGAACCTGAACGCCAGGAACCAAACGATTGATTCCCGAGGCAACGATTTGATCGCCATCGACGATCGTTCCGCGGACGAAGCTCCGCTGGCTATCGCTGTAGATCACTTCAACTTCGCGGCGGCCAATGGTGCTATCCGCCTCGACCACATACAGCGACCAAAGCCCACGCGATCCTTGCAAGAGCGATGCATTGGGAACCCAGAAACCGGTGGCCTGGCGGGTCGTACCGATTTCCAGACGAGCGACCTGGGCAGGCACCCATTTTCGCGAAGCTTCCGGGCTGAGGGTAAACACGACCGTCTGAGTACGAGTCGTCGAATCGAGTTCCGGGATGATGCCGCTAACCGAGGCGACTTGCGTTTGCCCATCCACGACGATCGGATGCTGCTGACCGACTTCCAGCGACGCGGCCGTTTCGGGAGGCAAGCCGAACCAGGCCTCGAGCGGTTCATGCTCGACCAGCCGAAAGACCGACTGGCCAGGGCTGACGACCGTTCCTTCGTCGATCGAACGACGAGCAATCTTGCCAGAAAATGGCGCCACGAGTTGCGTATCTTCTTTCTCGTGCATCAAGTCGGCCAGGTCTGCTTCCAATCCGGCAACGACCGCCTTCTGAGCTTCGATTTGCTCCGGACGTGTTCCTTCACGTAGTTCCTCCAGCCGGCTTTCGGCGGCCTGAAATCTTCCCTGGGCCGCTTGCGTTCCGTAGATGGCATCTTCCAGGGTCTCTTGCGAAATGGCACTCCGCTTGATCAGTTGCTCGCGACGACCTCGGTTGGCCTCTTGCAGTTTCAGTTCTGCCGAGAGTTGACGCACTTCGGCTTCGGCCGCCTCGATCACTTCGCGACGCGGGCCGGCGATCAGTTCCCGCAGAATGGCCGCTTGCTGGTCCCGCTGCGCCTCGGTCTTGCGGATCCGCGCCGCTAAATGGCGATCGTCGAGCGTGGCCAGTGTTTGACCTTGCTTGACGGTATCCCCTTCGTCGACCGTCAGGCGAATGACTTTGCCAGCCAGCTCGAACGAAAGTTCGCTGGTTCGTGCCGCGACCAAGACACCGGTGTAGGTTCGCCGCGCAGCATAGGTTGGCTGCGACTTGGCCGCGAACACTTCAACCGGAGTCGGTTCCGCTGTGGGTGGAGGTAACGGAACCGACTCGGCAGAAGTGAACTTCCAAGTCATCAGCGCCGCGAGGACGGCGACACCGACGACTCCGAAGAAACGCAGGGTCCAAAGTTGACGCTTCGTCCACTTTCGTGCAAAAAAGGACTCACGACTGGACGAGGAGCTGCTGATATTCATCGGCAAAGGTCTCCGTAAGGGCCTTATGAAAGACTGCTTCGTAGTCGTGGTCGGTGGACAACGCTTGCCATCCGAAACCATCGAGCATGTGATTCAGGCAATTTCGAATTGCCAAAGGTGGATTGACGATCCCAATCTCGCTCAGTGAATTGCTGGTCGACATCAGTGTGAACGATCCGAAGTTGATCGCCCACATTCCGAAGACCATATCTTCCGGTGTCATTTCACCCGGAAGGGTCACGTCGCCTTGAGCGATCGCATCGCGGACGATTCCCGCCACGATTCCCATGCAGGCCTGTTCGCAGGTATGCATGATATTCTGACGTTTCTCCGAGGTCTTTTCCCAAATCGACGAGAGCCGAACCACTTGTTCAACATGGAAATGACTCGGATAAAGACGTACGAACAACTCGCACGCCACTGCGATGGCTGTCAGCCGTTCGCGGGACTTGCCCTTGAACAGCGACGCTCTTTGAAACAAAGCGGTTCGCTTCTTCTGAGTCTCGACCGCCAGTGCGAGGATGATGTCCTCTTTGTTGGGGAAGTGACGGTAAACGGTTCCTTTGCCGTATTCGACGGCTTCGGCAATGCGATCCATGCTTAAACCGAGGTACCCATCGCGCTGCAACATTTCTCGTGCAACCGACAGAATTTGGGCTTCACGCTCCAGGATCTCACGCTGTTTACGGCTTAGTGGGTTCATCAGGGACTATTTTGGACGCTTCGTCCACTTTTTGCAAGCGATGATTCGGTAAAGATTTTCTCTCCTACAACCCCAATTTACCTCCATTGGGTGAAACGCAGACGACTGAATCGACAGTCGCAGGTCGATTTCTTACATTTATGGCAACATTTCTCTAGGCTCGCCATCCCTCGATCCCCTCAGCCCCCTAAACATGGTTGCACCATGCCACTTGGCGGTGTCTACTTGGGGCGATTATTGGCAATCAAGCAGAAACTCCATCGGCTGGTTGCCAGGCCATGCTTTCATCATCCCTCAGGTAACTGGTAATTGTTTCTCATGTTTCATCCTCGAGCGCTCCGCGGGCAACGCTTTTGGCTTGCATCTCTCTTCCTTTGTGCCATTCCGCTGCCGACGTTTGCTGGCGAACCAACGGGGGCGCTCGTTAAGTTCGCTGAAAGCCGAACCTGGAGCGACGACTCTGGCAAGTTTCAGATTGGTGGCAGTCTGAAGCTGGCGACCGAAAACGAAGTCCAAATATTGAAATCGGACGGTCTCGTCGTCACGGTGCCGCTGAATAAGCTGAGCGCGAACGATCAGAAGTTCATCGCCGACTTTTTAAAAGCCGAAGCCGCCCAGAACGATCCCTCGAATCCTTTCGCCGGGGGTGCCCCGTCCAACCCGTTCTCTGGTGGCAAACCAGCCGCCGCGATGCCTGCCACAGCAACACAGCCCCCTGCGGCGAATGGTAATTTGCCAAAAGTCAGCGCGGCGACCGCCGGCGCGCGTCCTTTGAACATCACCGCAGGCCGGGCCTTCTGGTCGGTAAAGCCTCCGATCGCACTGCCAAAGGTAGAGTCCCAAGACTCGGTTTTGCCGATTTCGTTTCTGAAGCCACGCCGTGGCAAGATGGTCGCCGCGGCGGCGGGTCGTTCGCCGACAATCTTCTTGAATGTCTACGAGGAAGGACGCCGCGCCGACGAGAACTATGGACGCTTCGCTTTGGTTGATCCCAAGTCAGGCCAGACATCGCCCGTGACCGACTTCCCGCAGGCCTGGAAGATGCTGTGCGTTGCCCCCAATGGCAAGATGATCGCGGCCGTGGAAATAAAGGGCTTCGACAAAGGGAACGAACTGGGCATCTTCAAAGTGGAAGGGACCACCGTGATTCCGGTGGTTCAGTTCACTGCCGGTGGTGGCGACTGGGCCGAAATTCAACAGGCTAACTTCCTGCCGAACGATCGTATTGTGGTCATCGATCAGAAGAAGAAGCTTACCGTCTGGGATATCTCGAATCCAAACGCCGTGCGAGCCCTCGTTCAGGGCGAACTGCAATCGACGAACGTCAAGTCCACCCCGGCCGGCGAACTGATGATCGTGCCGATGAAAAACAACATCGCCGTTGTCGATACCAACACCTTTGAGGTCGCTGGCGTGATCAATGTGGGCGAAGATATCTCGCACCTTGGCGTCTCGGCCGATGGTAAACGCCTGGCAGCGAAGCAGTGGAATAACCTCGTAATTTGCAGCATGGAAGATGGCTCGGTCATCAAAACAATTCCTGCCGACAGCGGCTCGCATTTCGCTGTCGAATGGGTGGGAGACTACGTAAAGGTGGGCGAGGTCCTCTACGACGTGAACCTTGGAATTCCTTACTGGAAGTACGATAACTGGGCGATGGCCAAGGTGCTGTACGATAACGTTCTTTTCTCTTTGTTCGATGAACGCGACGGCACCGTTATGGCGATCAACACGCTGCCCCACAAGACGGCCATTCAATCGGGTGAAGGGATCGATCCGAAATCGGTTTTCGCAATGACGCCTGGCAGCAAAGTTCGCGTGGTCACCAAGACCGATTCGATCTCGGCGGAAGAGCAGCAGAAGCTCCAGGAGGCGATCGCGGCATGTATCACCAAAGCAGGCTGGACGCGTGACGACTCATCTTCGATCGTGATGGAATTCTCGATCCAGCAAGGCGAAGAAAAGGAAGAAGAGTACGTCACCCAGAAAAACCGCTTCGGTCCTGGCATGATTCCTCCTCCCTTCATGGGTGGCCGACCTTCCGGCCCGACCGAAAAGGTGAAGTTCCGACCCTGGAATCATTCGGTGGAAGTCAAAGAGAATCAGTCGGTGCTCTACCGCAACAACTACCAGGTCGGTGCCCCGAGCCGCTTCCAATCGGAAGAAGGGGAATCGACCCAGCAAGCCGTGCTGAAGCTGATTAAGCCGCGTCCGAGTTGGTTTGAAGGGGTGAACATCCCTTCGCACTTGATGAAGGCAGGCAACCAGTCTGGGCTTGGCAAGTCGTCGATCACCGCGACCGGTTTGAAATAACTTCGACCGCCTCGGTTCATTACGTCGCGCGACGGGCACTTCGATAGTCGCGCGGCGACATGCCGGTCGCTCTTCGAAACTGCCGGGTAAACGCACTCTGGTCGGCGTAGCCTGCTTCCATGGCAATGCTCGAAATCGAATCTTCGGTCATCCGTAGCCGACGCTGCGCCAGGTCGATCCGAAGTTTCAACAGCCACTGTCCGGTCGTCAGTCCGAAGACCCGCCGCATACGACGATCCAACTGGTAAGGCGACATTTCGGCAATCTCGGCCAACTGGGCCACGCTGGGTGGGTTCTCGAGGTTGGCTTCCGCGTAGTTGATCGCGTTGATCACATGCTGGTATTCATCGGTCGCCAGATCAGGCAATCGCAAGTCTTGCGACACCCCCACCAGCCCTACGACTTCGGCTGCCTTGTTGCGAAGTGGTAATTTGCTGGTAAGGCACCACCCCACGTCGCGCGAAGCGTAGAAGTGAAGTTCGAGCTGACCAATCAGCGGTTGGCCTGTTGCCAGAACTTTCCGGTCCTGGTCTTCAAAACTTTGCGCAAGTGGAGGACGCAGGACTTCGCCAGGCGTCTTGCCCAGCAGATCCGATTTCGCTTTGACACCGCATCGCTGGACCAACGTATTGTTGACCACCAGGTACTGCCCCATCGTGTTTTTGATGAAAAATACGATGTCTGGTAGGTGGTCAAACAACATCTCGCCGGTGAAGGGCTGGTCGAGCTGCGTCAGGATATCTTCGATTTGTGCCATGGAATTCTCTTTCGGAACTATGCGCAAATTCAAGTCGCGATTGACGCCTTTGTCAAGACATTCCAGGTCAAATGTGGCTATGATCAAGGAACCTTGAACAAACTCACTTTGTCCTCCCTCAGCAGAGAAGTGGCGTGACCGACAAATCTGACGTGTTTCGTGGCTGTATTCCAGCCTTGATGACCCCCTGCCATGCCGATGGTACGCCTAATTTCGAGGCCCTGGTCGCGAAAGGGAAAGAACTGATCGAAGTCGGCATGACCGCGGTCGTCTATTGCGGTTCGATGGGGGATTGGCCTCTGCTGACCGACGAACAACGGCAGGAGGGGGTTCGTCTCTTGTGCGAAGCTGGTGTGCCGGTGGTCGTTGGAACCGGAGCCCAAAACCCAAAGCTGGCCGCCGCCCATGCCGCTCATGCTCAAAGTGTGGGTGCTGCCGGCCTGATGGTAATCCCCCGCGTCTTGTCGCGAGGCACCTCGAAGATTGCCCAGAAGAATCACTTCTCGGCGATCCTGTCGGCGGGCAACGAACTGCCGTCGGTGATCTACAACAGCCCTTATTACGGCTTTGAAACCAAGGCCGACTTGTTCTTCGAGCTACGGAACGAGTTCTCGAATCTGGTCGGCTTCAAAGAATTCGGCGGGGCGACCTCGCTGACCTATGCCGCGGAACACATCACCGGCACCAATCCCGACCTGGTCCTGATGGTTG encodes:
- a CDS encoding efflux RND transporter periplasmic adaptor subunit, yielding MNISSSSSSRESFFARKWTKRQLWTLRFFGVVGVAVLAALMTWKFTSAESVPLPPPTAEPTPVEVFAAKSQPTYAARRTYTGVLVAARTSELSFELAGKVIRLTVDEGDTVKQGQTLATLDDRHLAARIRKTEAQRDQQAAILRELIAGPRREVIEAAEAEVRQLSAELKLQEANRGRREQLIKRSAISQETLEDAIYGTQAAQGRFQAAESRLEELREGTRPEQIEAQKAVVAGLEADLADLMHEKEDTQLVAPFSGKIARRSIDEGTVVSPGQSVFRLVEHEPLEAWFGLPPETAASLEVGQQHPIVVDGQTQVASVSGIIPELDSTTRTQTVVFTLSPEASRKWVPAQVARLEIGTTRQATGFWVPNASLLQGSRGLWSLYVVEADSTIGRREVEVIYSDSQRSFVRGTIVDGDQIVASGINRLVPGVQVHTQPLSE
- a CDS encoding TetR/AcrR family transcriptional regulator, yielding MNPLSRKQREILEREAQILSVAREMLQRDGYLGLSMDRIAEAVEYGKGTVYRHFPNKEDIILALAVETQKKRTALFQRASLFKGKSRERLTAIAVACELFVRLYPSHFHVEQVVRLSSIWEKTSEKRQNIMHTCEQACMGIVAGIVRDAIAQGDVTLPGEMTPEDMVFGMWAINFGSFTLMSTSNSLSEIGIVNPPLAIRNCLNHMLDGFGWQALSTDHDYEAVFHKALTETFADEYQQLLVQS
- a CDS encoding SHD1 domain-containing protein, producing MFHPRALRGQRFWLASLFLCAIPLPTFAGEPTGALVKFAESRTWSDDSGKFQIGGSLKLATENEVQILKSDGLVVTVPLNKLSANDQKFIADFLKAEAAQNDPSNPFAGGAPSNPFSGGKPAAAMPATATQPPAANGNLPKVSAATAGARPLNITAGRAFWSVKPPIALPKVESQDSVLPISFLKPRRGKMVAAAAGRSPTIFLNVYEEGRRADENYGRFALVDPKSGQTSPVTDFPQAWKMLCVAPNGKMIAAVEIKGFDKGNELGIFKVEGTTVIPVVQFTAGGGDWAEIQQANFLPNDRIVVIDQKKKLTVWDISNPNAVRALVQGELQSTNVKSTPAGELMIVPMKNNIAVVDTNTFEVAGVINVGEDISHLGVSADGKRLAAKQWNNLVICSMEDGSVIKTIPADSGSHFAVEWVGDYVKVGEVLYDVNLGIPYWKYDNWAMAKVLYDNVLFSLFDERDGTVMAINTLPHKTAIQSGEGIDPKSVFAMTPGSKVRVVTKTDSISAEEQQKLQEAIAACITKAGWTRDDSSSIVMEFSIQQGEEKEEEYVTQKNRFGPGMIPPPFMGGRPSGPTEKVKFRPWNHSVEVKENQSVLYRNNYQVGAPSRFQSEEGESTQQAVLKLIKPRPSWFEGVNIPSHLMKAGNQSGLGKSSITATGLK
- a CDS encoding AraC family transcriptional regulator, whose amino-acid sequence is MAQIEDILTQLDQPFTGEMLFDHLPDIVFFIKNTMGQYLVVNNTLVQRCGVKAKSDLLGKTPGEVLRPPLAQSFEDQDRKVLATGQPLIGQLELHFYASRDVGWCLTSKLPLRNKAAEVVGLVGVSQDLRLPDLATDEYQHVINAINYAEANLENPPSVAQLAEIAEMSPYQLDRRMRRVFGLTTGQWLLKLRIDLAQRRLRMTEDSISSIAMEAGYADQSAFTRQFRRATGMSPRDYRSARRAT
- a CDS encoding dihydrodipicolinate synthase family protein — translated: MTDKSDVFRGCIPALMTPCHADGTPNFEALVAKGKELIEVGMTAVVYCGSMGDWPLLTDEQRQEGVRLLCEAGVPVVVGTGAQNPKLAAAHAAHAQSVGAAGLMVIPRVLSRGTSKIAQKNHFSAILSAGNELPSVIYNSPYYGFETKADLFFELRNEFSNLVGFKEFGGATSLTYAAEHITGTNPDLVLMVGVDTQVYHGFLRCNAKGAITGVGNALPKEILRLIDLCEKGAAGCAESRRLAWELNEALTVLSTFDEGPDLVLHYKYLMVLEGNPEYEHHFNESDKLSSSQREYLKAQWELFRKWWDSWPGSKA